The Bacteroidota bacterium DNA window TGGGGCGAGCGAAGATCTGCGGCAGAAGTTCAAATCCAACATGTCCCAGCGTGCAGCGGAGATGCTCGAGGAGGAGATGACCTACTTGGGGCCGGTGCGGGTGCGCGATGTCGAGGAGGCGCAAAACGCCATCGTGCGCGTCATCCGACAGCTGGAAGAAGCCGAGGAGATCGTGATCTCTCGCGGCGGACAAGAGGAGTACATCTGACAGGGAAGCTTGTCTATGGCCGTGTTTGGAGGCGCTGTGATTCGGCGCGGGGCCTTTCGGATGCAACCCGACGCGGCGCAGGTGCAAACGTACGGGCCGCTCCTGTTCCCCGAGCTGAGCGGCGAAGCGGTCGAGGGAGGGCGCATCGAATCCCCAGAGGCCCAAACTCCAGCCGCGGCTCCATCTCCGGAGCCATCCGAGGAAGAGGCGAATCGGCTCGAGCAGGCCCGGGCCGAAGGGTTCTCTGCCGGCTATGAGGCCGCCCGCGCGGAGCTTGAGCTGAGCTATCGGCAGCAGTTGGGAGCCCTGGAGGAGCGCCTGGCAGCCGAGCTGATTCGTCTGCAGGGGGCCTTTGAGTCCTTCTGCGAGGCCATGGCCCGCACGACGGCCGCCCTGGCCCTGCGGCTGGCCGAGAAAATCCTCGACAGCCCCCTGGAGGCCGAAAGCCTGCAGCCAGCCCTGGAGCGCAGGCTGAAGCGGATTGTGGCCTCCGTGGCCCACGTCCAGCCCATTGAAGTGCGTCTCCCCGTGGGCTGGGTCCAGCGGCTAGGGGCGTGCTCCCCCGCCTTACGGTGTGTGGAGGACCCGGAGCTTAAGCCGGGTGAGTTCGTCGTAGAGACTCCGACGGAAAAGTTTGCCCTTCGGTTTCGAGAGGCCTTGCGCAGCCTCGAGGAGGAGCTGCGGTGGACCCATGAGGTGGGCTGAGCTCCATAGGACGTTGGAGGAAGCCATAGACCGGCTTACGGTGGAGCCCATCCGCTACGGGCGCGTGCGCTCTGTAGTAGGCCTTCTCATCGAGGCTGTGGGGCTGGATGCGCCCATAGGCGCGCTTTGCCAGATCGAGCTGGGCGGTGAACGGGTCGTATCGGCCGAGGTGGTGGGGATTCGTGAGGATGTAACCCTGCTTATGCCGCTTGAGGAGATCGTGGGGCTGCGCCCGGGGGCCTGGGTGCGGCGCAGCGCCGAACCGCTGCGCATCCCCGTTGGAAGGGAGCTCTTGGGGCGCGTCGTGGATGCAGCCGGCCGACCTCTGGATGGCCAGGGGCCGATTTTCTGCACGGACTTCTACCCGGTACATCGGGATCCGCCCCCGGCTATGAGCCGGCCCCTGATTCGGGAAGCCCTCTGGACCGGCGTACGGGCCATCGACGGGTTGCTCACGATCGGCAAAGGACAACGGGTGGGCATTTTCGCCGGAAGCGGCGTGGGCAAAAGCGTGCTCATGGGCATGATCGCGCGTCGTAGCGCCGCACAGGTGAACGTGATCGCGCTCATCGGCGAGCGCGGCCGGGAGGTGCGCGAATTTATCGAGGACAACTTGGGTCCGGAAGGGCTGGCTCGCTCCGTTGTCGTGGCCGTCACAAGCGATCAGGCCGCTATGAGTCGGGTAAAAGGCGCTTTTGTGGCCACGGCTATAGCGGAGTACTTCCGCGATCAAGGCCTGGATGTGCTGCTCATGATGGATTCTCTTACGCGCGTGGCCATGGCCCAGCGTGAAATCGGGCTGGCCTCCGGCGAGCCTCCCACTACGAAGGGCTACACGCCGAGCGTCTTCGCGTTGCTTCCTCGGCTGCTGGAGCGGGCCGGAGCTAGCGCCCGGGGTACCATCACGGGGCTTTATACGGTTCTCGTTGAAGGCGATGACTTCAACGACCCCGTCGCCGACGCCGTGCGGGGGATCTTGGATGGGCACATCGTGCTTTCGCGGCGGCTGGCGCACCAGGGGCACTATCCGGCTATCGACGTGCTGGCCAGTATCAGCCGCGTTATGCCGCGCATCGTCTCCCCGGCACACCGGCGCTTGGCCCAAGAGGCCCAAGCCCTGCTGGCCACCTATGCAGAGGCCGAAGACTTGATCAATATCGGAGCCTACGTGAGGGGCTCCAATCCGCGTATCGATTGGGCCTTAGAGCGAATCGAGGCCCTGCGCGCTTTCCTCCGGCAGGATGTGCTCGCCTCGGCTGAGGAGCGGGCGCTTCTGCCCTGGCTAGAGCACATCGTACGAGGCGAGGAGCAGGCCTTATGAGACGGTTTCGCTTTCCTCTGGAGCCATTGCGGCGTCTGCGGGAGCATCGGGAGCGGCTCGAACAGGTGCGTGCCGCCCAGGCGCGCCAGGCTCTGGAGGAGGCGCGCGCGCGTCTGGAAGCCGAGGAGCGGGTCTTTCACCAAACCCTTCAGAGAGGGGTTGCGGGGAGCAAGCTGGCCCTGTGGCAAGCCCTGCACGGGTACATCCTACAGGAGCAACAGCTTTTGCGCCAGCATCGCCAGAGCGCCGCGGAGGCCGAATCGCGTCACGCCGAGGCCCAGAGGCGCCTACTATGGGCTCGCCAGGAGCGGCTTGTTCTAGATCGGCTCCGTGAGCGGGCCCTAGCTGCATACCAACAGGAGCTGGCCCAAAAGGAGGCGCGGCAACTCGGAGAAATCGCCCTAATCCAATACGGGCGACGCCGCAGAAAGGGCCCATGAAGCAGCTGCTGCTTTATATCGGCCTAGGCTTGGGGGCGCCCCTAACTTTCTTGGGGCTTATCTACGGCATGTACTTGCTCTACCCCCGCCTAAAGGGCTACAACAGCCCCGAGGCTTACGTGGCTGCCCTGGATTCCCTGCGGCACAGGCGTGCAGATGAGGACTCCTTGCGGGCAAGCGGACCGAGCTCGCCAGCCGACTCGGCAGATGCCGCGGACTCCGCTGGGACGTCTTCGCGGGACGATTCCTTGTTCTCCGCGGCGCTCTGGGATTCGCTGGCGCAGCTTCGAGCGCGGCTACTTGCACTTGAGGCCGAGGTGGCCGAGCTGCGGCGTGCACGATCGTCCACATCTCCGGTCTCAGGAGGACAAGCTCCGCGTCTGCAAGAACTAGCCACGGCGATTGCCAAGCTCAAGGCCGAAGAGCTGGGTCGCATTTTGGGCCAGCTCGATCACAACACGTTGCGGCAGCTGTTCTGGGAGATCGAAGCTAGCCGACGGCCCGTGCTGCTGCGCGCTCTTCCCCCGGAGCGGGCCGCGGCGCTTATTCAGGATATCGTAAGGAGCCGTTAAACATGGAGCCTCTCTGGGTCGCATCTCCGCTTGCTTGGGGCCTGGCATCCGAACCCTCCAGGGCGTTTGAGGCCGATCCGCCTGGGGATTTCTGGGCTGTGTTGGCCCAATGCGCATCCCTCTGCCCGCCTTGCGCGGCTTCAGTTGGGCCCCCCACACCAGCTGATGTCCCCCTCTGCAGCACATCCGAAGGCGAGCTGCCTGTTCAGGCTCCGGAGGACCCCTCGACCGGCATGCTGGGGGGATCGCCCCTTGCTGGGGTGAGCCCCGCAGGCGCCTTCTTGCTTAAGGCTCAGTCGGGTGCGGATCGGCTTATCGTAGAAGCTCCGGCTTCCTCTGAGGAGGCCTCTGGGGGGGCTGAACTGGATCGGATCGAGCCTGTGGCCGTGGACATCTCTTCGGAGGCCGCGCCCAGCTGGCCAAGGACGGTTGAGCTGGAGGCGGCGGCTACTGCGAGGCAACCTCACCCGCAGCCGACGCAACAGCCCGAGACGGCGAGAGAGCTGCCGTGGGGCGCGCCGCCCGCTTACCAAGGCGAGCCTCTCTTAAAAACGCCCCCTATCCCAGTGAGCCGTACCGAGACTTGGGGCTTAGCCCCTTCTGAGCCGATGGGGCTTGCACCTGAGCCCGCAAAAATCCGACAGGAAGCGCCCCCCGCCTTATGGCCACGGCGAGGCGTTAGCCCGCATGAGCCGGTTTCCTCAGGCGGTCCCATCGGATTTGCAGAGGCTTCCGAGGCCTCGACGCCCCCCCCAGCTGAGCCAAAGCGGCCCACCAAGGGCCCTACTGTGCCCGTAAGCATCGTGTCCGCAGAGCCCGTCGGGGAAAACCGCAGAGCCCCCGCCGAGGCATCCGTCCTTGTACGGATGCTGGAGCCCGCTATGCCCGCGCACTCTCGTACGGAGACAAAGGCCAACGCGCCTGTTCTTCCCGAGGGGGGGCTATCGGCTTGGGGCTTTTTAACCATTAAGGAGGACTGGGCCGCCTACTCGGGGCCGACTCTAGAGCGCGGTGCGCTTGCTGCGGAGGCTAGCTCTCCGGTTTCTCTGGGTCCTCGGGAGCCCTTAACGGATGCGATCGCCCCACCCCAAGCGCCAGATCCCCCTGCGTTTCAGCAGGCCGGCGACGTCCCGGTACCTCAGCAGACCCGTCGC harbors:
- a CDS encoding FliI/YscN family ATPase: MRWAELHRTLEEAIDRLTVEPIRYGRVRSVVGLLIEAVGLDAPIGALCQIELGGERVVSAEVVGIREDVTLLMPLEEIVGLRPGAWVRRSAEPLRIPVGRELLGRVVDAAGRPLDGQGPIFCTDFYPVHRDPPPAMSRPLIREALWTGVRAIDGLLTIGKGQRVGIFAGSGVGKSVLMGMIARRSAAQVNVIALIGERGREVREFIEDNLGPEGLARSVVVAVTSDQAAMSRVKGAFVATAIAEYFRDQGLDVLLMMDSLTRVAMAQREIGLASGEPPTTKGYTPSVFALLPRLLERAGASARGTITGLYTVLVEGDDFNDPVADAVRGILDGHIVLSRRLAHQGHYPAIDVLASISRVMPRIVSPAHRRLAQEAQALLATYAEAEDLINIGAYVRGSNPRIDWALERIEALRAFLRQDVLASAEERALLPWLEHIVRGEEQAL
- a CDS encoding flagellar export protein FliJ, yielding MRRFRFPLEPLRRLREHRERLEQVRAAQARQALEEARARLEAEERVFHQTLQRGVAGSKLALWQALHGYILQEQQLLRQHRQSAAEAESRHAEAQRRLLWARQERLVLDRLRERALAAYQQELAQKEARQLGEIALIQYGRRRRKGP